The sequence AGTAAAACGATCGTCTATTTGTGTTCTATTTCCATACTTCATACAAAAGCATGGGAAAGTTTACGAGACACAATACCTTTTTTCGAATTAATGAGAATTCCGTTGAATGGTATTGTAAAGTTTTATTAGCCGGGCTCTGAattaatgattttttaaaataaattttataaaagtaCACAAATCATGGATTAGTTTAGCACTAACGAAGGTAGACCGAAGATATATAAATatacttgcaaaaaaaaaaaaaattgaaccatGAGGAAATTTTAGTTGCAAATTCCTTAACGATCTGCGAAGCACGGCCATAAGTCAATTTTGTCAAGAACTTTGACTTAGTAAATATGTgtagggattactttgaagttcTAAACAATATGAGCGTTTGCAGTCATGTGAATTGTAACTACAGCGGAATTCTAGAATAAAACATTCGCTCATCAATCGACTTCAAATTATATTTTGCCATTATCGATATTCTTCCATCAATGAAAAATATTccactttttttaaataatgaatTCCATGCAATCAAATTCCAAAGTATTTCATCTATTTCTGGTGTGTCATGTCAAATATTCATCGTGTTTATTTTTTGGCTATTTTTAAGTATGTTTCATGGGAATAGATATTAACTACAACACagaagaaatcattttaataatctattttcatttcattcgttTTGGACAGGCATGGATGATTATACCTCACACAACAAATACAACGATTTTGATAAAGTTGGCGAAGATGATGTATTTATGGTGAGGCTTGTTACTCACACATAAGTTAGATTTGATTTATTCATCTTTTCTTCTTTCGACAGACTTTGGATCTACCAGTTGAACCCTCTGAATCGCGATCTAATTCCGAGGGTAGTGGAAGCCATCGTGAGTAGAGATGTGGtagtttttttcggtagtatatgAAATATATTCACTTTTTATAAATTACAGAAAGCGTCGATAAACAATCACAGCAGCAGCAATCTAGTATTCAATACATATCGGGCGATAAACCATCACCTCTGTTAAAGCCTGGTGATGACAAAGTTACTCCAATAGTACCTGGTGACAACTATTCGTACGTTCAGATCACTGATGTGAGTAttttaattgatttatttcTGTCTGTCCATGAACTACTATAACTGTATTGTTTTTTAACCTCTTTTTTCCTAATATTTGTAATTTTGGCATGCCAATGAAATCCAACTGTTTATCCTACTACCGATCATCAATCAACTAACAACCGTACTAATTAAATCTGTACCACTTGATCGATCGAATGCAGCCATGCGACATCAAGTtaaaatataacttttataaCTTGAAGGTGCATGAGTTCAACTACCCGGTCGTTGACGAACCAGTCGGATCGATACTCAGCGGACGCCGGGATTCAACGTCAAGTCTGAAGAAACGTAACGCGCTCGATGCACCACCGATGAAGGAGGCAACACTCATCAAGACCCGATTACGCTGCAGGTAAATGACTATGAGCACTTGGTAAATTATctaacaagacaagacaagctaatgaatagtaatataaataaTAGACATTCCGGTGAAAATAACTTGCACTATGCGAAGTCGAAAAGACATGTCATTAAACATTGATATGAAGAATAGACATTTTTTTCCGAGAAAGAAAATATGTTTAGAACATGACTTGAAATGGTATAAGTTAAGAGATGTTCGATATTGCCTTATAAAAATTATGAGTATTAATATCCCACATTCATTTTGAAAGGCTTTTTCGGAACGTTATTCGAATTGTTAATCTTATTTCAACTAGAAGCCTATATTATTGAAAGAGTTTAATAAACTTTCCCTTGATTTAGGTATTGCCAAGAGTTCTACAACGATGAATGGAACCACAAAGGCTCGTGTGATTATGCACCAGATTGTTTCAAGACCGCGATTGAGAATATGTCCGGTATGCTGTGTGCACGTTGCATGCTCTATCATTGTATGAAAGATTCTGAGGGAGAAACGGCTTCTCATCCCTGCTCGTGTTCATCGGAATCCGGTTGCACAAAACGGTAATAGTGAAGCAGTATTTATAACTTTACTTTTTCGTATAATTTACTTGACTTTTAGATGGATTGGATTGGCTCTTCTGTCGCTGATAGTGCCCTGTTTATGGTGCTATCCACCGTTACGCGCGTGTCATTGGATCGGAGTCTCGTGTCGGTTGTGCGGTGGGAAACATAAACCGCAAATTTGACATCCGATCAAGATCATCAACCTAACAAGTATTAATCGGCTAGACTGGTAAGTTTCCCgtttataaaacaaaaacaaatttttggaaTAAAATGAATCGGATTTGACCTAGCTCAATCATAATTTTACAGTAAAATTGAGTTTTATGTACAACATATTTCGAAGTGATAGATGTGGAAACATTAGTTCAGTGGTTTGTTTTTCGTTCTTAATGGACTAGACTACCCAAACCGAGAATGGGTGTATCAAGGTTCTACACATTCCAagcagtccgcatcgaatcttatacaaACAAGTAtttgagagaaatgtcaaattcgtgcacgcgaaaatagcagcactgcgcacccatacaatgaagacaaacacgagaaaaggtccaaAGTGCAaaagagagtttctctttgtttactttctctttcgagtattacggctcaatcagcaatccttccatctaacacttcacataggacaatagcaaaaaccatcaactttcgatagaaACTGTAGAATTTgctggaaattactggaatttaccggaataattgaaagagaaagtaaaccaagagaaactgtcatttgcacttgggaccttttctaatgttcatcgagcaaTATGGTATGATATGTTAAATGTGATGCCGGGCGatagcgttgctgaactgaagattgatttcgctccaagctgacgggGTCTGATGAAACCCAAATTTTTTCGCAATAACCAATTTTTAACGAAAGACGCGAGTTCCTTTTGTTGTAAATccacaaaacaacctttaagAAACATTGTGCTTAGCTCGGTCACCAGTCGATTATTAAATGCATCGTCTGAACGTTCTTCAGTGTTGTTGATTGAATTGGAGTCATGTCAACCTACCAAATTACTTCATcgtaaaaattctgaaaatttggTATTGTATCCGTTCCGGCTTGGCCTTGTTTTTCTATTTCGTCTTccgtgtttgaggtggttcaaaTGACTTTTGTTTA comes from Malaya genurostris strain Urasoe2022 chromosome 3, Malgen_1.1, whole genome shotgun sequence and encodes:
- the LOC131434785 gene encoding sprouty-related, EVH1 domain-containing protein 1 isoform X2 encodes the protein MTEAFEDDFLVRVRAQVMARDESTEGWLPLQGGGLANVSIRKRARLPPDGGGHEYIIYGQRISDQTVILSCVINRDLQYFKVMPTFHHWRAGKQRNGLTFQTAADARAFDKGIIRAYDDLIDGMDDYTSHNKYNDFDKVGEDDVFMTLDLPVEPSESRSNSEGSGSHQSVDKQSQQQQSSIQYISGDKPSPLLKPGDDKVTPIVPGDNYSYVQITDVHEFNYPVVDEPVGSILSGRRDSTSSLKKRNALDAPPMKEATLIKTRLRCRYCQEFYNDEWNHKGSCDYAPDCFKTAIENMSGMLCARCMLYHCMKDSEGETASHPCSCSSESGCTKRWIGLALLSLIVPCLWCYPPLRACHWIGVSCRLCGGKHKPQI
- the LOC131434785 gene encoding sprouty-related, EVH1 domain-containing protein 2 isoform X1: MTEAFEDDFLVRVRAQVMARDESTEGWLPLQGGGLANVSIRKRARLPPDGGGHEYIIYGQRISDQTVILSCVINRDLQYFKVMPTFHHWRAGKQRNGLTFQTAADARAFDKGIIRAYDDLIDGMDDYTSHNKYNDFDKVGEDDVFMTLDLPVEPSESRSNSEGSGSHQSVDKQSQQQQSSIQYISGDKPSPLLKPGDDKVTPIVPGDNYSYVQITDPCDIKLKYNFYNLKVHEFNYPVVDEPVGSILSGRRDSTSSLKKRNALDAPPMKEATLIKTRLRCRYCQEFYNDEWNHKGSCDYAPDCFKTAIENMSGMLCARCMLYHCMKDSEGETASHPCSCSSESGCTKRWIGLALLSLIVPCLWCYPPLRACHWIGVSCRLCGGKHKPQI
- the LOC131434785 gene encoding sprouty-related, EVH1 domain-containing protein 2 isoform X4 — its product is MARDESTEGWLPLQGGGLANVSIRKRARLPPDGGGHEYIIYGQRISDQTVILSCVINRDLQYFKVMPTFHHWRAGKQRNGLTFQTAADARAFDKGIIRAYDDLIDGMDDYTSHNKYNDFDKVGEDDVFMTLDLPVEPSESRSNSEGSGSHQSVDKQSQQQQSSIQYISGDKPSPLLKPGDDKVTPIVPGDNYSYVQITDPCDIKLKYNFYNLKVHEFNYPVVDEPVGSILSGRRDSTSSLKKRNALDAPPMKEATLIKTRLRCRYCQEFYNDEWNHKGSCDYAPDCFKTAIENMSGMLCARCMLYHCMKDSEGETASHPCSCSSESGCTKRWIGLALLSLIVPCLWCYPPLRACHWIGVSCRLCGGKHKPQI
- the LOC131434785 gene encoding sprouty-related, EVH1 domain-containing protein 2 isoform X3 — protein: MTEAFEDDFLVRVRAQVMARDESTEGWLPLQGGGLANVSIRKRARLPPDGGGHEYIIYGQRISDQTVILSCVINRDLQYFKVMPTFHHWRAGKQRNGLTFQTAADARAFDKGIIRAYDDLIDVGEDDVFMTLDLPVEPSESRSNSEGSGSHQSVDKQSQQQQSSIQYISGDKPSPLLKPGDDKVTPIVPGDNYSYVQITDPCDIKLKYNFYNLKVHEFNYPVVDEPVGSILSGRRDSTSSLKKRNALDAPPMKEATLIKTRLRCRYCQEFYNDEWNHKGSCDYAPDCFKTAIENMSGMLCARCMLYHCMKDSEGETASHPCSCSSESGCTKRWIGLALLSLIVPCLWCYPPLRACHWIGVSCRLCGGKHKPQI